Within the Elusimicrobiaceae bacterium genome, the region GATTCCGATGCTCGACGGGGGCACGATAGTCCTTTTCCTGTGGGAAGGCATCAGCCGCCGCAAAATCACCGAAAAGCTGCTGGAGCGCGTCAACTCGGTCGGCATGGTGCTGTTGGTTTGTCTTCTGGTGTTCGCCACTTACAGCGATATAGCGCGCATCCGCAAGTCGCGGCTGGAGAAAGCCGCCGCCGAAAAAGCCAAAGCCGAACAGGCCGCTCCCGCCGCGCCGGCCGCGGTTGCCGCTCCGCCCGCCGGACAGGCGGCTGCGGCGCGATAGCCATGTTTACCAGAGCGCGGACCCGCACGGTCGGCATCGGGCCGTTTAAGGTGGGCGGCGGCAACCTCGTGCGCGTGCAGTCAATGTGCAACACCGACACGCGCGACACCGAAGCGACGGTGGCCCAGATCAGGCGGCTGGAAAACGCCGGCTGCGAAATCATCCGCGTAGCCGTGCCTGACATGGCGGCGGCGCAGGCGCTCGGCGTCATAAAAAAACGGATTTCGATTCCGCTCGTGGCGGATATACATTTTGACTGGCGGCTCGCGCTTGAGGCCGTGCGGCAGGGTGTGGCGAAAATCCGCATCAATCCCGGCAATATCGGCGACAGGGGCCGCGTGCGCGAGGTGGCGCTCGCCTGCTCCGGTTCGGGCGTTCCCATCCGTATCGGCGTGAACGCGGGTTCATTGAAGGCGCTGCGGATGGTGGAAGGCAAACCGGCGTGGTCACCCGAAAAATGGGCCGAAATCATGGTGGAGGAGGCGTTAAGCGAAGCCGCCGAACTGGAAGCCTGCGGGTTTCACGATATACTGGTTTCGCTCAAAGCCGACGACGTGGAACGCACGCTTATGGCCTGCCGGCTGTTCGCGCGGAAAAGCGATATCCCGCAGCATATCGGCGTGACCGAGGCGGGCAGTTTTCTGCCGGGCGTGGTGAAGTCGTCAATGGCGTTAGGCTCGCTGCTGGGCGAGGGGCTGGGCGATACCGTGCGTGTTTCGCTTACCGAGGATCCGGTTTTGCAGGTTCGCACCGCTTACGAGATTTTGAAAGGGCTGGGCCTGCGCTGTTACGGCCCCGACATAATATCCTGCCCCACCTGCGGCCGCTGCCAGGTGGACGTGCACGGCACGGTTAGCGAGCTCGAGAGCCGGATTTACGGCGATCCCGCGCTCCGTCATAAAGCGGAAGGTCTCAAGATCGCGGTCATGGGGTGTGTGGTGAACGGGCCGGGCGAGGCCCGGTCGGCTGATTTCGGGATAGCGGGCGGCAAAAACGTCGGAGTGTGGATAGAGAACGGCAGGCCCGGCCGCCAGATTCCCTGCGGGCGCTGGATCGCCGAACTGATCGAAAAAATACAATCGCTTTAGACCGGCTGTTTTAGGAGATTGCAACATGAAACTGAGTCAATATTTTCTGCCTACACTGCGGGAAGCTCCGCAGGACGCGGATACCGTTTCCGCCGCGCTTATGCTGCGGGCCGGGCTGATCCGCAAGCTCGCCAGCGGGATTTACGAGTGGCTGCCCGCCGGCATGCGTACCCTCAAGAAGGTCGAGCAGATCGTGCGCGAGGAAATGAACCGCGCCGGCGGGCAGGAAGTATGGCTGCCCGTCATTCAGCCCAAAGAGCTTTGGGTGGAAACCGCGCGCTGGAACGTGTACGGCAAGGAACTGCTCAGGATAACCGACCGCAAGGACGCGGAATTCTGCTTCGCCCCCACCGCCGAGGAAGTGATCACCGCTATGGTCCGCGGCGACGTGCGCAGCTACCGCCAGCTGCCGCTGGTGCTTTACCAGTTCGGCGAGAAGTTCCGCGACGAAATACGCCCCAGGTTCGGCGTGATGCGCGCGCGCGAATTTTATATGAAGGACGCCTATTCCTTTCACGCCACCGAAGAAAGCGCGAACGAAATTTACGGTAAAATGTTCGAGGCGTATAACAGCATCTGCAAGCGGTGCGGGTTTGATTATGCGCCGGTGGAGGCCGATTCTGGCGCGATCGGCGGGAATTTTTCGCACGAATTCATGGTGATAGCGGAAACCGGCGAAAACGCCATCGCCTACTGCGCCTGCGGTTACGCAGCCAATACCGAAAAAGCCGAAGTGGCCGCGCCTTCCGAGGCCGCGCCGGAAGGCGAACCCAAACCGCTGAAAGACCTGGACACTCCGGGCGTGACCACCATCGGGGAAGTTGCGGAATTTCTTAAAGCCAAGCCGAAAAAATTCATCAAGGCGCTGCTTTACCTTGCCGACGGAGAACCGGTAATGGTGCTTATGCGCGGAGATCACCAGTTAAACGAGTTCAAGCTGGTCAGGACGCTGAAATGCGCGGCGCTTGAAAAGGCGCCGGAAACGGTTTATCAGGCTGTCGCGGGCTGCGCGGTGGGGTTTGCCGGGCCGGTGGATATCCGCGCGCGGTTTACTCCCGCTGACGGCGCAAAAACTCCGCTCAAATTATTAATAGCCGACAATCATGTCAAAACCATGATCAATGGCATCGCCGGAGCGAACGCGACGGATAAGCATACCGTGAACGTAAATCCCGGCCGGGATTTCGAGCCGGACGGGTATTACGACCTGAAAGAGGCCGCCGAAAACGATCCCTGCCCGAAATGCGGCGCTCCGCTCAAACTTAAGCGCGGCATCGAAGTGGGTCATACCTTTAAACTGGGAACCCGCTATTCCGCGCCGATGAAATGCGAATTTGTGGATGAAAACCAGCAGTCCCGGCCCATGATTATGGG harbors:
- the ispG gene encoding flavodoxin-dependent (E)-4-hydroxy-3-methylbut-2-enyl-diphosphate synthase; translated protein: MFTRARTRTVGIGPFKVGGGNLVRVQSMCNTDTRDTEATVAQIRRLENAGCEIIRVAVPDMAAAQALGVIKKRISIPLVADIHFDWRLALEAVRQGVAKIRINPGNIGDRGRVREVALACSGSGVPIRIGVNAGSLKALRMVEGKPAWSPEKWAEIMVEEALSEAAELEACGFHDILVSLKADDVERTLMACRLFARKSDIPQHIGVTEAGSFLPGVVKSSMALGSLLGEGLGDTVRVSLTEDPVLQVRTAYEILKGLGLRCYGPDIISCPTCGRCQVDVHGTVSELESRIYGDPALRHKAEGLKIAVMGCVVNGPGEARSADFGIAGGKNVGVWIENGRPGRQIPCGRWIAELIEKIQSL
- a CDS encoding proline--tRNA ligase, which codes for MKLSQYFLPTLREAPQDADTVSAALMLRAGLIRKLASGIYEWLPAGMRTLKKVEQIVREEMNRAGGQEVWLPVIQPKELWVETARWNVYGKELLRITDRKDAEFCFAPTAEEVITAMVRGDVRSYRQLPLVLYQFGEKFRDEIRPRFGVMRAREFYMKDAYSFHATEESANEIYGKMFEAYNSICKRCGFDYAPVEADSGAIGGNFSHEFMVIAETGENAIAYCACGYAANTEKAEVAAPSEAAPEGEPKPLKDLDTPGVTTIGEVAEFLKAKPKKFIKALLYLADGEPVMVLMRGDHQLNEFKLVRTLKCAALEKAPETVYQAVAGCAVGFAGPVDIRARFTPADGAKTPLKLLIADNHVKTMINGIAGANATDKHTVNVNPGRDFEPDGYYDLKEAAENDPCPKCGAPLKLKRGIEVGHTFKLGTRYSAPMKCEFVDENQQSRPMIMGCYGIGVSRIVAAAIEQCHDKNGIIWPAPLAPFDISLISISTPDTPEVEVEAGRIYGLVHQAGLTALWDDRDERPGVKFKDADLLGLPVRIVVSSKTLKDGEVEFKRRTEEGFGARWKLAELAAKLAELRRSV